Genomic window (Cucumis sativus cultivar 9930 chromosome 2, Cucumber_9930_V3, whole genome shotgun sequence):
gaaaattgttaaaagaagataaattaaGAGCAAAATacatcatataatataatgtataaaaTACCTGATAATCTCCAATAGTGCGAGATTTAAAACCAGCAGcacaataatcaaaataatattccCAAGTCCTTATAAAACTTTCATCAAAACCAAGTTCAATTATCTTCctggaagaaaaaacaaaaaacaacacaaatcttttaaaaatgattcaaaattcaatttaaaatcaatccaTATATACTTATACAACTTAAGCTTCTTCAATATATGATCTTCATACCTTTTATTCATCACAAAATTCTTTCTCCAACACTTCAATGTTTGATAGTAATGAATTCCAATATTTTCCAAGTGTTCCACACTgcaaattaaatcaaatactATTTCACTAAgtacttaatttaattataggGAAATTACCCCTTGATCTTCCAAGTATATATAACTATtcatatatactttattatcAACAGTACTTAATTACGTACCAAAATCTAGATGCTTTAGCCATAGCAGTTGTTACCCTATTCAATGATGGAAGACATCCTCCTGGAAATATATATTCCCTCATAAAATCAGAACTTAGTCGATGCTCATCGTAACGATCATCCGGCATTGATATGAACTACAAAAAACCAAGAGTATTAAGAAACCATATATATTGTTGGAGCTTTATTCAATATCGATTTTATCcactaaactatatatatattcagaTCAGATCAGATCGattaatattcaataattaggccatttaaaaattttcctgACCTGTACAACTAGAAGACCATTCTCTACTAATACTGATTCACATAAGCCAAAAAAATCTTCCATAAATTCATGTCCAACAGATTCCAGCAGCCCGCTAAatgtacaaaacaaaaaccacaAAGAATTAACATTAAAACTTTGCTAGTATCTCAAGAATTTTGCTTcattactttaatttcttcctctAATTCAACTCACCATGATATAATTCTATCATACTTGTGAGTATTTGGCAACTGTCGATAATCACAAAGATGAAACTTGATGTTATCCTgataattatcaataataattcgTACGGTACcggttaatattttatatgttgctttaagaagaaacattgtgttcatatatattattgtctacaaattaatttctatagcaacatatatttaatatttcttgaTGTAGGGTTGGAAAGAGAACTATTGTGTCCAAAACAGTCCGATGATAAGTTTTAGAAGGATTTACAATGGTTGATAAATATAAGTATTTTCTAACCTGGTTTTTAAATCTTTGAAAATAGCATTATAAACCTTTTATGATAGTGAACAGCCTTCCAAAAAGTCTCtttgataataaataattttcgaGAAATGATTTGACAATAACTATCAAAGACATGTGGAACATtcgaaaataataattgtccagtgaatatataataaatctttTGATTTGACAATTGTCATTGATAATTTTCAGAAAACGGAATCTTTTTTATGATTAGAAACATCAAAGGTTTTCTTCGAAAGTTGTGATCTTTGAAAATAgtcaaacttttctttttgtagtaAGCAAGCTTATAAGTTCGATAGTAATGACATATGCACTCTAATTCTTACTCTTTCAAGGTCGATCAGACGTTTGATTTCATCtctataattgttatatatataactaatacCTGAAGACCAAGAACTTTAACTTTATCTTCAGCATATTTGAATTGTTCTTCAGACAAAGTAATGGCAGTACAGTGACATCCAGTTTGTTTGACAAGTTCAATAGCAAGGCTTCCCCAGCCACACCCAATTTCTAGGACATGATGGTTCTTATCAATTCTTGCCTACAAATTCAATTGAATAACAGTGTGTGTAAATATAATGGTgattagaaattaatatttgcagttaattaatttaaatataatcacCTTTTTTATAAGATGAGAAATTTTTCTGAGCTGTGCAACCCTCAAATCTTCATCTTCCCTCTGTTAAACAGAGAAAATCAAagaacataaaacaaaaaaaatagtagaaaaatgaattctTCTCAATACCAgttgattaaaatatagtaatatgTACAAACCTTAAAGATAGCGCATGAGTATGTCATCGTGTCATccaagaaaagagaaaatagcTCATTGCTCTTAAACACAATCACCCATCCAAATACACTTTGTCAGCCAAAGGGAGAAAATAATGTGTAAAAtaactataatatataaagacATATATTTGAggctttaattaattaattaccagATCATAATGACGAGAGATATTTGTTCGAGCTTGAGTAATAGTGTTTTGTCTTAAAGTATGTTGAAAGAAATACTTTGCATAGGCAATACTAGCTGTGTATAATGGAGGTGTCCACCATCCcctgaaaaaaatattaactaaattaGTACAGGAGGTTGTTCGTCATTTAAATCTTCCACCCTTCTcgtttttcaacattttataaatttctattataataaaaaaatttgaaatattttgaatggaaatacacattttttaaataattttttcagaataatttaaatcttcaTTCAAGATCATtgctaaaaaatatataccttTTCTTATTTAGTTTTGCAACCAAAGAGTTTGCATCTCTATTGGCTATGAGAATCTGCAAAAGACAAAATCAATGTCTATATAGATCAACATTTGAGGTCAGTTTGTTCCAAAGgttttctcataaaaaaatttcaatttgccTATTTATTCATGAGGTTTCACTTTTCAAAACCTAGAAAATTATCTATAGAACTTTAATACTCACCAGATACGAATTTTGTAATATCTTGATCGATATACACGGTTTATTTTTATACCTATGAGATGATTAGTCATAAcatatcttaattaataaataaattaatcattGCTATTAAGTTTAATggaatattaaatataaatatgttatttaaatctaataaatttcaactaatacatttaccaatttttatttatattaactagttatataaaagattattattaatgttccaattaatttatgtttatttaattattttggtaattaattaaaataaataattaagtttaattaataataaatataatgatattcaattatttttattctatgaTTGTATAACtaacatatttgatttatgaCTGCTGTCTACATTATTTAagtaattatttaatgtttggCTTTATATACAAGATTGATAAACCAAAACACCAACATCTAAATTCcatattttaataactatCATCCATATACATCTAAACACAATTACATTCATTATCACTTATACACTTATTAAAACtcctaatataattaatattatatacaaaGTGAAACAACTTCAACAGTTATTCAAATTTGACTTAAcgtttaaaaatgaaaaaaaaaaagagcagCAAAGATTATCACCTGAACAAGATTAAGAAGACCTTCGTTCttatcaacaaaagaaaaatctgcATTAATATATGCATTTGCAAGTCCTATGTCAGCTCTTGTCATTATCTGTAAACCAAAGAAAGAGAGATAATGTTATGaaagttatatttaatttgaaactaaataataatacaaattgaggaggaataataataattaatatgacactgatattcatttattatattgtaattacTACTTTTATCAGATTAAATATTCATGAAAACGAAATTGGGAATTTCATACCTTCCAATAAAAATTGGGGTTGTGAACTTTTAATACAACATTTGGAAGAAATTTGTTATCAGTTCCTTTAAAGGTAAATAGTCTACCACCTTCCTCCATTATACTGTATTAATTAACCAAAGTTAGTTCTTCGTTAATTCTGCTCAAGGAACTAACAAAAGGTTGTATATAGTAGTACTAGATGAATCAGGAAAAATATACGATGATGAACTTACGTTAAGGATCCAATAGATATATATCGTGCAAAAAATTTAGTGACTAGATAACGTGCTCCGGTTTCTATCAAAGAAGGCACCATATGGTTTGGATTATTACTCAAAAGAGTAAAACTTTTTCCAAGAAGTTTTTGTGCTACCATGGTACCAGCCTGCATAAATATAACCTCAGGTGAAACTTATAATCTAAatatattagaataaaaatatttttaacgtTTGATTAGACTATTGGTTGTA
Coding sequences:
- the LOC101213610 gene encoding uncharacterized protein LOC101213610 isoform X1, producing MKVAVIGAGIKGLVCSYVLAKAGVEVVLFEREEYLGSHRYRTITFDGFDLDLAIMVFNPVTHPNTMALLEDLEVEMEESNMSFSISIDKGRGYEWGTRNGVSSLFAQKNNILDLSFWQMIREITKFNDDVTDYLKAMENKPGLDQNETLRQFLNSRDYSEVFQTAYLLPMCGSIWSNPIEKVVNFSAVSVFSYLQDHCLLQLFGHPQWLTVKSSSNSYLKKLQKALESAGCQIRTCSKVNSISTTKEGCIVSYGVHFEEIFDQCVIATNATDALSILGNEATQEEKRVLGAFHYVFSDMFLHHDKDFMPQNLNAWSARNFLENNTNNELCLTYWINVIQNNLGEKSPFFVTINPEQKPKDILFNSSIGHPIPSLSAFKASNELDSIQGKRQIWFCGSYLGSGSHEDGLKAGTMVAQKLLGKSFTLLSNNPNHMVPSLIETGARYLVTKFFARYISIGSLTIMEEGGRLFTFKGTDNKFLPNVVLKVHNPNFYWKIMTRADIGLANAYINADFSFVDKNEGLLNLVQILIANRDANSLVAKLNKKRGWWTPPLYTASIAYAKYFFQHTLRQNTITQARTNISRHYDLSNELFSLFLDDTMTYSCAIFKREDEDLRVAQLRKISHLIKKARIDKNHHVLEIGCGWGSLAIELVKQTGCHCTAITLSEEQFKYAEDKVKVLGLQDNIKFHLCDYRQLPNTHKYDRIISCGLLESVGHEFMEDFFGLCESVLVENGLLVVQFISMPDDRYDEHRLSSDFMREYIFPGGCLPSLNRVTTAMAKASRFCVEHLENIGIHYYQTLKCWRKNFVMNKRKIIELGFDESFIRTWEYYFDYCAAGFKSRTIGDYQIVFSRAGNVTTFNNPYQGIPSANSLP